A genomic window from Sphingobacterium spiritivorum includes:
- a CDS encoding TonB-dependent receptor: MKIKNYKKAFMRINLIFIFLLSCIVSAYSSVSYAQKVNLHTRNASIREVFESIRKQTSYNFIYSKRLLEKSRPVTVNLSNVSVKDALEACFEGQPISYKLQGENIVISAKTNDPTSGINTGLQQNISGRVRLKGESGTQYAPGVSIRAKGRDAATSTDANGHFTISAATGDILIISFVGYISREITVKDVTGIEVTLEEQVNELDAVVVTGYTTQEKRSITGAMSSIKKESIENVPVQSFDRAMQGQVSGVNVMAANGVPGGPVRINIRGTGSITAGNEPLIIVDGVQLNTSTSSGQTASNPLAFLNNNDIESIEVLKDGAAASIYGAQAANGVVLVTTKAGKAGKTKVNLNYYNGITSPMPEMKMLNTQQFFQSRLESRNNRYPTRTPERNRADILTGMGFPADMTDEEIAALPTYNWQEAAFRTGHTNNADLSISGGNDKTTFFLSGSYNKTDGNVVSIDFERATAKLGLTHKLTDKLSLATNINLSTITQNGTSGSNGSTGAYAAPQYSAPMILPFIPVYNADGSYNAPIDGFPGSSNRNPIQESVVGTLQSRTKALVSNFSATYQINSKLSFKSFYGIDYRIIDDERYVDPRTRSGAASQGSLTIGKRQNSNFLTNQTLNYKTTFAEDHNLSALLGAEYRYDNREISSVTGTGFTTYQFRSLQSAAIITAGTGSWTGFKRAGVFGQVNYDFQKKYLLSAVLRYDGSSRFGKNNKFGWFPAISAGWNMSEESFLKDQEWINQLKLRVGYGETGNDAIGNFDSRALYGSSSSSNYNQEPGIYPSGIENALLKWERNVTTNIGVDYAFFNNRIQGSVEVFRRLSKDLLLDKPLPYLSGFSNVTSNVGKLKNEGIELEIRTRNIQSDDFSWSTNFNISFLRNRVLRLLGDDKVLPGNQSVRVGYALGTNVTYQYAGVNSATGRPMWYDANGEITYQPSAPNDYKIFGNQLSDFYGGFTNTFQYKGLSLNVFFHYDYGRELSNSGMNSKWYANGGDYRNTLEWIFNNRWTTPGQLTTVPRPYDGNAETNGMSQVSTSSRYLEDASFIRLKNVSLSYQLPKSWTSRLKLSDVKVYAQGENLATWTKWTGYDPELIIDTEDFSSSQGAIPQTRAYTLGVQIGF, from the coding sequence TCAGGGAGGTTTTCGAATCTATCCGGAAGCAGACATCCTATAATTTTATTTATTCAAAACGTCTTCTGGAAAAATCCAGACCCGTGACTGTAAACCTGAGTAATGTAAGTGTAAAAGACGCGCTTGAAGCTTGTTTTGAAGGACAACCTATTTCCTATAAACTACAAGGTGAAAATATTGTCATCAGCGCCAAAACCAACGATCCGACTTCCGGAATAAACACCGGATTGCAGCAAAATATCAGCGGAAGAGTGCGTCTTAAAGGTGAAAGCGGAACACAGTATGCTCCGGGAGTAAGTATTCGTGCCAAAGGCAGGGATGCAGCTACATCGACCGACGCTAACGGGCATTTTACAATAAGCGCTGCAACCGGAGATATCCTGATTATTTCGTTTGTGGGATATATCTCACGTGAGATAACAGTAAAGGACGTCACGGGTATAGAGGTGACACTGGAAGAGCAGGTCAATGAGTTGGATGCTGTAGTCGTCACAGGTTACACCACTCAGGAGAAGAGATCCATTACCGGAGCAATGTCCTCTATTAAAAAAGAATCTATTGAAAATGTCCCTGTACAGTCCTTTGACCGGGCTATGCAAGGGCAGGTTTCGGGGGTCAATGTGATGGCAGCCAACGGCGTACCAGGAGGACCTGTAAGGATTAATATCCGCGGTACAGGATCTATTACAGCCGGAAATGAGCCTCTGATCATTGTTGACGGAGTTCAACTTAATACTTCTACTTCTTCGGGACAGACAGCGAGTAATCCTCTGGCTTTTCTGAATAATAATGATATAGAGTCTATAGAAGTACTTAAAGACGGAGCTGCAGCATCTATATACGGAGCCCAGGCTGCAAACGGGGTTGTACTGGTTACCACAAAAGCGGGAAAAGCCGGAAAGACCAAAGTAAACCTCAATTATTATAACGGTATTACCAGTCCGATGCCGGAGATGAAAATGCTGAATACACAGCAGTTTTTTCAATCCAGATTAGAATCCCGTAACAATCGTTACCCGACACGTACACCTGAACGAAACAGAGCCGATATCCTTACAGGCATGGGATTTCCTGCGGATATGACAGACGAAGAAATTGCAGCATTACCTACCTACAACTGGCAGGAAGCCGCTTTCAGAACCGGTCACACCAATAATGCAGACCTTTCTATCAGCGGAGGAAATGATAAAACAACTTTTTTCCTTTCCGGATCTTACAATAAGACGGATGGAAATGTAGTCTCTATAGACTTTGAGCGTGCAACTGCTAAATTAGGGCTAACACATAAGTTAACGGACAAATTATCACTTGCCACTAATATTAATCTGAGTACTATTACCCAAAACGGTACTTCCGGAAGTAACGGTTCGACAGGAGCGTATGCTGCACCGCAGTACAGTGCGCCTATGATTCTGCCCTTTATTCCGGTTTACAATGCAGATGGAAGTTACAATGCACCGATCGATGGCTTTCCGGGTTCCTCTAATCGTAATCCTATACAGGAAAGTGTAGTAGGTACATTGCAAAGCCGTACAAAAGCGTTGGTATCTAATTTTTCTGCAACTTATCAGATCAACAGTAAATTAAGCTTCAAATCATTCTATGGTATAGACTATCGTATTATAGATGATGAACGTTATGTCGATCCCCGTACCCGAAGTGGGGCCGCTTCTCAGGGATCCCTGACCATAGGTAAAAGACAGAATAGCAACTTTCTTACAAACCAGACCTTAAACTATAAAACAACGTTTGCTGAAGACCATAATCTTTCTGCTTTATTAGGAGCAGAGTACAGGTATGACAACAGAGAAATCTCTTCAGTGACAGGAACGGGTTTTACTACTTATCAGTTCAGATCCTTACAGTCTGCAGCCATTATCACAGCAGGTACCGGAAGCTGGACTGGTTTCAAAAGAGCCGGTGTATTCGGACAGGTTAACTACGATTTTCAGAAAAAATATCTGTTAAGTGCAGTTCTGCGTTATGACGGCTCATCCCGATTTGGTAAAAACAATAAATTCGGATGGTTTCCTGCCATCTCTGCCGGATGGAATATGTCAGAAGAATCCTTCCTGAAAGATCAGGAGTGGATCAATCAGTTGAAACTGAGAGTAGGTTACGGTGAAACCGGTAATGATGCTATCGGCAATTTTGATTCCCGTGCCTTGTACGGTAGTTCAAGTTCATCCAACTACAATCAGGAGCCGGGTATTTATCCTTCGGGAATAGAAAATGCCTTGCTGAAATGGGAACGTAATGTGACTACTAATATTGGGGTAGACTATGCATTTTTCAATAACAGGATACAGGGTTCTGTGGAGGTATTCAGAAGGTTGAGCAAAGACTTACTGTTAGATAAGCCTCTTCCTTACCTGAGCGGATTCTCAAATGTAACCAGTAATGTCGGAAAACTTAAGAATGAAGGTATAGAGCTGGAGATCCGTACACGAAATATTCAGTCAGATGATTTCTCCTGGTCTACTAACTTCAACATCTCTTTCCTGCGCAACCGAGTACTCCGCTTACTGGGTGATGATAAAGTATTGCCGGGTAATCAGTCTGTACGTGTAGGTTATGCATTGGGTACCAATGTGACATATCAGTATGCAGGTGTTAACTCTGCAACAGGAAGACCAATGTGGTATGATGCTAATGGTGAAATTACGTATCAGCCCTCGGCACCGAATGATTACAAAATATTTGGCAATCAGTTAAGTGATTTTTATGGAGGCTTCACCAATACATTTCAATATAAAGGTTTGTCCCTCAATGTGTTTTTCCATTACGACTATGGCCGTGAGTTGAGCAACAGCGGTATGAATTCGAAATGGTATGCCAACGGTGGGGACTACAGGAATACACTGGAATGGATCTTTAATAACAGATGGACTACACCTGGTCAATTGACTACAGTACCACGCCCTTATGACGGAAATGCAGAGACAAATGGTATGTCACAGGTGTCAACCAGCAGCCGCTATCTGGAGGATGCGTCTTTTATACGTCTTAAAAATGTGTCTCTGTCTTATCAGTTACCTAAATCCTGGACCAGCCGTCTGAAGTTGTCAGATGTAAAGGTATATGCACAGGGAGAAAACCTGGCGACATGGACCAAATGGACAGGATATGATCCGGAATTGATCATCGATACAGAAGATTTTAGTTCTTCTCAGGGAGCTATACCACAGACACGCGCATATACATTGGGAGTACAGATCGGGTTTTAA
- a CDS encoding RagB/SusD family nutrient uptake outer membrane protein produces the protein MKKITYIILLATSMWATSCEKMLEVDPRQSIDASTALTSPEAITAATNGVYAKLRQVSLYGRDLIAIPELLADNAINTGAGNRLIKESNNEIGAHITNWQQSYYAVNQINLILEALENIDLEANFKNNIKGQNLFLRALLYHNLLRVYAYDPTAIVAASDRGGVPIVLKGVLEVDQIEFASRNTIEEGYKQVYQDLTEAATLIAESNNSKAPAFASRGAVAALFSRVALYKGDYEKAVAEADKAMASGVATFPANAQLISSWRSEKHPESFFEVAFTTADNLGSNESLRATFMTRTTVTSNATASFGNVVVSDDLYAQYSANDTRRGLIMKGLGANATRNEMTKFASKNGVANLDNVPVIRYAEVLLNKAEALANLGKDSDARTALNRIRTRANLAEVSLSGTALMEEIILQRRLELAFEGHRFFDIKRRGKDIIKDAGNVMFNDFRILGRLPIREIEINPNLIQNPGY, from the coding sequence ATGAAAAAAATAACATATATAATACTTTTGGCCACTTCAATGTGGGCGACTTCATGTGAGAAGATGCTGGAAGTGGATCCCCGCCAGTCCATAGATGCTTCTACAGCACTCACAAGCCCGGAAGCCATTACTGCAGCCACAAATGGAGTATATGCCAAATTGCGGCAAGTCAGTCTTTACGGACGTGATCTGATCGCTATACCCGAATTGCTGGCTGACAACGCCATCAATACAGGAGCAGGAAACAGATTGATCAAAGAATCGAATAATGAAATAGGTGCACATATTACTAACTGGCAGCAGTCCTATTATGCTGTCAATCAGATTAATCTGATTCTGGAAGCTTTGGAAAATATAGATCTGGAAGCAAATTTCAAAAATAATATCAAGGGGCAGAACCTGTTTCTCAGAGCGTTATTATATCACAATCTTTTACGCGTATATGCATATGATCCTACAGCTATTGTAGCTGCATCCGATAGAGGAGGAGTGCCGATAGTGCTGAAAGGAGTACTGGAGGTAGATCAGATAGAGTTTGCTTCGCGTAATACGATTGAAGAAGGGTATAAGCAAGTGTATCAGGACCTGACAGAGGCTGCTACGCTGATTGCAGAAAGCAATAACAGTAAAGCTCCTGCTTTTGCGTCACGTGGAGCAGTAGCTGCACTTTTCAGTCGTGTAGCCTTGTACAAGGGCGATTATGAGAAAGCTGTTGCCGAAGCTGATAAAGCGATGGCCAGCGGAGTAGCGACATTTCCGGCTAATGCACAGTTGATCAGCTCATGGCGCAGTGAAAAACATCCGGAGTCATTCTTTGAGGTTGCCTTTACTACAGCAGATAACCTGGGCAGCAATGAATCCCTGCGAGCCACTTTTATGACAAGGACGACTGTGACATCTAATGCTACCGCTTCTTTCGGAAATGTGGTGGTCAGTGATGATCTGTATGCGCAGTATAGTGCAAATGACACAAGAAGAGGTTTGATAATGAAAGGATTGGGTGCAAATGCCACCCGTAATGAAATGACCAAATTTGCCAGCAAAAACGGTGTGGCTAATCTGGACAATGTACCTGTAATCCGCTATGCAGAAGTGCTGTTGAATAAAGCTGAAGCTCTGGCTAATCTGGGTAAGGACAGTGATGCAAGAACCGCTCTCAATCGGATACGTACCCGTGCAAATCTTGCTGAAGTATCTTTGTCAGGCACAGCATTAATGGAGGAGATTATTCTGCAAAGACGACTGGAGCTGGCTTTTGAGGGACATCGATTCTTTGATATTAAAAGACGCGGAAAAGACATCATCAAAGATGCCGGAAATGTAATGTTTAATGATTTCAGAATACTGGGGAGACTTCCTATACGCGAAATTGAGATCAACCCTAATCTTATTCAGAATCCTGGCTACTAA
- a CDS encoding DUF4843 domain-containing protein — translation MKTYIGLLAVLISVLFTSCFKDHEEDFYLPDFRIEFQDAVMNTNSPGLSYPILKELRNKAGVQKYQVNLIGGLKDTDQTVKIRIRPESTAKADQHYRLPKGSELVIPANSAFGYFEVEIPELTNTAAVSLVFDLESNDQLKVSANYSTLGLTIRK, via the coding sequence ATGAAAACATATATAGGTTTATTGGCAGTGTTGATCAGTGTATTGTTCACCTCATGCTTTAAAGATCATGAAGAAGATTTTTACCTTCCTGATTTCAGGATTGAGTTTCAGGATGCGGTAATGAATACCAATAGTCCCGGACTATCTTATCCTATCCTGAAGGAACTGCGAAATAAAGCAGGTGTTCAGAAATATCAGGTCAACTTAATTGGCGGATTAAAGGATACTGATCAGACAGTAAAGATCCGGATCAGACCGGAAAGTACAGCAAAAGCGGATCAGCATTACAGACTTCCGAAAGGCAGCGAACTTGTTATCCCTGCAAATAGTGCTTTCGGATATTTTGAAGTGGAAATCCCCGAGCTGACCAATACTGCAGCTGTCAGTCTGGTCTTTGATCTGGAATCAAATGACCAGCTTAAGGTAAGTGCAAATTACAGCACTTTGGGACTTACTATTCGTAAATAA
- a CDS encoding metallophosphoesterase family protein yields MLSKRIRRNILTLALACTALIGYSQEKNAGLREEPHLFFENNTTTIKWVDNGVYHHVSSSDKKDFDKQVKLFSQKLDIDLKEALQQKERATREESAFLEQYNDIEHFAAISDLHGQHDLFVRLLQQHHIIDKKGNWTYGDGHLVIVGDIMDRGDKVTESLWLLVKLEKQALSKGGRVHYVIGNHELMVFDNDLRYINQKYKDVASLFGMGYDQFFSKDSFFGRWLKQKPVIIGINNILFTHGGISPEFVEKGLTAARTNKLFADSIFTRSKTVYRQNKELEFLTRSKGPLWYRGYFTDSTFNAQTLDFILHGLKKDHIIVGHTSHPTIVNLYDNRIFGVDSSIKNGKNGEILLYEKGIFYRGLLNGQKEKF; encoded by the coding sequence ATGTTAAGCAAAAGGATAAGAAGAAATATACTGACATTAGCCCTTGCCTGTACAGCATTAATTGGCTACAGTCAGGAAAAAAATGCCGGACTCCGGGAAGAACCACATCTGTTTTTTGAAAATAATACAACCACTATCAAATGGGTGGATAATGGTGTATACCATCATGTCAGTTCCTCTGACAAAAAAGACTTTGATAAGCAGGTAAAACTGTTCTCTCAAAAACTCGATATAGATCTCAAGGAAGCGTTACAGCAAAAGGAGAGGGCCACTCGTGAAGAATCTGCTTTTTTAGAACAATATAACGATATTGAACATTTTGCGGCTATCAGTGATTTGCACGGCCAGCATGATTTATTCGTTCGTTTACTGCAGCAACATCATATTATAGACAAAAAAGGAAACTGGACCTATGGAGACGGTCATCTCGTGATTGTAGGAGATATTATGGATAGAGGAGATAAAGTCACTGAAAGTCTGTGGTTGTTAGTGAAGCTGGAAAAACAGGCTTTGTCAAAAGGTGGTCGTGTGCATTATGTGATCGGCAATCATGAACTCATGGTATTCGATAACGATCTCCGCTATATCAATCAGAAGTATAAAGATGTAGCCTCTCTTTTTGGAATGGGATATGATCAGTTTTTTAGTAAAGATAGCTTTTTTGGCAGATGGCTGAAGCAAAAGCCGGTAATCATTGGTATTAATAATATACTCTTTACACATGGAGGGATCTCTCCGGAATTTGTAGAGAAAGGGCTGACAGCAGCCCGTACAAATAAGCTGTTTGCAGATAGTATCTTTACAAGGTCTAAAACCGTATACAGACAAAATAAAGAACTGGAGTTTCTGACACGTTCTAAAGGTCCGCTGTGGTACAGAGGATATTTTACCGATTCTACTTTTAATGCACAGACGCTGGATTTTATCCTGCACGGATTGAAAAAAGACCATATAATTGTCGGTCATACTTCGCATCCGACTATTGTAAATCTGTACGATAACAGGATATTTGGCGTCGATTCAAGTATAAAAAACGGTAAGAACGGAGAAATACTGCTGTATGAAAAAGGTATATTTTATCGCGGACTATTAAACGGACAAAAAGAAAAATTCTAA